The nucleotide window ATGCACGATTTATATTTAAAGGAAGAAGCTTATACAATTGTTGGTCTTTGTATGGAGGTTCATAAAATTCTTGGAAAAGGACATAGTGAAAAAGTTTATGGAGATGCTTTAGAATATGAGTTTAAGAAAAATAATATTCCTTATTCCAGAGAATCAAAATTCAACATCGAATATAAAGAGATTATTTTACCAACCTATTATTTTGCAGATTTTGTGATTTTTGATGAAATTATTTTAGAAATAAAAGCAATCCAAGAACTTTCAAACAGTGAAATAAAACAAACATTAAATTATCTTGCTGCATCACAAAACCGACTAGGATTACTAGTTAATTTTGGAGAGGACAGCCTAAAATACAAAAGAATAATTCTTTAACCATAATATTCGTGAAATTCTTTTTTTACACACTTTTAATTCGTGTAAATTCGTGTTTAAATTTTTATCAAATGAAATCTGCTTTTAAAAAAATTCTTAATATCGTTCCTCGTCCATTATTAATAAGACTGAGTTATGTTGTTCGTCCATTTATTGCTTTTTCATTAAAGGGAGACAAGTACACTGACCCAATCGACGGAAGAAGTTTCAAATCATTCCTGCCTTATGGATACGAAACACAGCGTAACAATGTGCTTTCACCCAGCACGCTTTCGTTAGAGAGACACCGTTTGCTTTGGTTATATCTAAACGAACAAACTGACTTTTTTCAATCTGAACTAGATTCAGATTCTTCTATCACTAAGACTAAACAAATTAAATTAAGAGATGCTGAAAATTCAGCATTAAAAGTATTACATTTTGCACCGGAACAGGCTTTTTATAAAATGTTTCGCAAACAAAAAAACCTTGATTACACCACAACCGATTTATTTTCACCTTTGGCGGATATAAAAGCTGACATCTGTAATTTGCCTTTTCAGGACAACCAATATGACGTAATCCTTTGCAACCACGTATTGGAACACATTCCTGATGATACCAAAGCCATGCAGGAATTGTACCGCGTTTTGAAACCGGGCGGAATGGCAATTTTACAAATTCCACAAGATTTATCAAGAGCCATAACCTTTGCCGATGATACCATTACCGACCAAAAAGAGCGCGCCAAAATATTTGGGCAGTACGACCACGTACGCATTTATGGCCGCGATTATTTTGACAAATTAAGAAGCATAGGTTTTACCGTTGTCGAAGAAGATTACACCAACAAAATTGCTCCCGAATTGGTGGAAAAATATTGTTTGGCAAAAGGCGAAATTATTCCCGTTTGCTTCAAGTAAAAAACACTGTAACTAATAAAAATAGCCACAGATTCACAGATTTCCATAGATTTCTTTGTTTGTATGTTTTTTAATCTGTGAATCTGTGGCTACAAAACTTTAGCCAACCGTTTTATTTAAAATAACCGCTTTTGAAAACCGAAGCCTCATTTCTGTTTTGTTTTGATGTTAGTTTTGAAAAAAAACTGAACAGCCCTATTCCAACGGCATATATCATTGAACAAACCAACGAGATAAATTATTTAGATAAAAAAGCAAGCCCCGAAGTCTTAGAAAGTTTCGGAGTTATTTTTGACAATTTAGACAACAACACCAAAAAATCGCTGACTATTTGCGAAGATTTAAAACCCGAAAAGGTCTTTAAAAAATTCAGCAAAAACAGTAAATCAGCCAAGACCATTGATGATTTGCTCAAAGATTCCAAATTGGCTTTTGGCATTAGCCAATTCATCAAAACCAACTTGGGTCAATTCTACACTTTGGTAAAACAAGAAAATTATCCGCTGTCACTGAATCTAAATCCTGAAAAAGATTTCAGAAAAAGCAGGATTACAATCGATCATTCGGCATTGGAAACCCAACTCCATTTTGACAAACACGAAAATGGAATCACCTATACATTGGCACTAAAAGAAAACGAAACTGCTTTTTATCCATCAGATGTTGCTATCGAAATACTTTTGGACGAGCCCAGTTGGATTGTTTTAAACAAAAAGCTTTTTCATTTGCAACATATAAATTCCAAAAAAATCACTCCTTTTTTGACGAAAAAATCAATTGAGATTCCTTCAAAATTGGTTCCTGACTATTTTGAAAAATTCATCAAAGACATTGCAAAAAAAGCAAATATTACCGGAACGGGATTTGAAATTGAAACCCGAAACGAAATAATTTCCTGTGCGATTCATCCGGTTTTGGATTTTTTCAAAAACAGCTATTTTCTCAATTTAGTTTTTGATTATAATGAATATTCATTTGAACTAAATTCAAACAAAAAAACCAATTCTTCGATTGATTTAAGTGATTTGGACAACATCAAACTTATTCAATTCAAAAGATCTGAAACAGAATCTTCATTTGCAGATAAATTAATAGAATTGGGTTTGTCCAAAACCGAAAATGGCTTTTTTGGGCTTTCACCAAAAACTGAAAAACAAGATCCCTACGCAAGCATACAATGGGCAATAGAAAACCAGGAAACACTTGAAACCAATGGTTTTTCGATTAAAGATTTAAAAATCGACAGTAAGAAAATTGATACCCACAAAGTAAGCATTCAATTTTCGAACGAAATCAAAAGCGATTGGTTTGACATCAAAATGAAGGTTGTTTGCGAAGTATTCGAATTCAATTTCTCAGAAATAGTTCCAAACATAAAAAACCGAAACCGCCTTTTTCTTCTACCAAACGGCAATTATTTCCTGATTCCACTAGAATGGATGACGCTTTACGGCCCGATGGTAAAATTCGCAAAAATCCAAAACGGAAACCTTAGTTTACCCAAAAGCAATTTCGCGGTTTTGGAAAACATTCCCGAACTGAAAGATTCTGCAGGTTTACAGAGTGACATTGAATACCAAGCTTCGCCTTTGGTAAAAGCAACATTACGACCGTATCAAATCGACGGAGTCAAATGGCTTTTGGAACATTACAATAACGGCCTTGGTGCTTGCCTTGCCGACGATATGGGATTAGGTAAAACATTACAGACCCTAACCACACTAGTCGCCGTACAGGAACAATTGGATTTTGAAAGAGCCGAAAATATTCAGCTAGATTTATTTGGAAACGAAATTCCAATGGCAAAGGAATACCTAAAAGCATTGATTGTTTTACCATCTTCCTTAGTTTTTAATTGGTACACCGAAGCCCGAAAATTCACTCCGCATTTCCGCAGGGTGCAATACATTGGCAACGACCGAAAAATACTTTCGAAAAAACTCGAAAAATATGACTTGATTTTCACGAGTTACGCTATCGTTTCCAGAGACATTTCGATTTTAGAAAAATACAATTTCAGATATTTGATTTTGGACGAAAGCCAATACATCAAAAACAAAAACTCCAAAATTTTCAAGGCGATTAATCAGATAAAAGCGAGTTCCAAAATTTCGCTGAGCGGAACACCGATAGAGAATTCGCTCGATGATTTATGGTCGCAAATGCAGTTTATCAATCCGAATATATTGGGAAGTTATTCTTTCTTTGCCGAAAATTACAAACTTCCAATCGAGAAAAAACAGGACGAAAACAGCCTTCAGGAACTGAAAAACCTCATCGCCCCTTTTATTTTGCGACGCACCAAAGAACAGGTTTTAAAAGACTTACCGGAACTGTCCGAACAGATTTTTTATTGTGAAATGGAACAGGAACAGGAAAAACTGTACGAAGAGGAAAAATCGAAAGCACGCAATTCGCTTTTGAAAACCGATGGAGATAAAGCTGACAAAATCAGTATCATCAACACCTTGATGCGCTTGAGACAATTGAGCAATCACCCGAAAATGATCGATTCCAAATCCGAAATAGATTCGGGAAAATACATTGCTGTGACCCAATATTTAGAAACCTTGGTACAGTCTAACCAAAAAACGATTGTTTTCAGTTCGTTTGTGTCCAACTTGGATTTCTACAAAACGTGGTGCAAAGAAAACAAGATCGATTTTTGCGAACTCACCGGCGAAACCCCTTTGAAGGAACGGGAATATCAAGTCAACCGTTTTCAGCAACAGGAAAAACCGTTATTGTTTTTCATCTCCCTGAAAGCCGGTGGCGTAGGTCTCAACATCACCAAGGCTTCCTACGTGGTTTTTCTCGATCCGTGGTGGAATCCCTTTTCGGAAAAACAGGGAATCGGCCGAGCTCACCGCATTGGACAAATGAATAAGGTAAATGTCGTTCGGTTTATCTCCAAAAACACTGTCGAAGAAAAAATCATCCGCCTGCAGGAAAGCAAAAAGCTTTTATCCGATTCGCTTTTGGACGAAAATTTCATCAACACCGAAATTGAGGAGAATCTAGATTTTATATTGGAATAATCAAGAGCGAAAGATAAGGCATCCCGGCAGGCATCATTCCCGCCATCCGTTGCAATCTTGTGACCTGAACCCCAGTCCACAAGGATTTTCACTTCTGCCGGGGCTAAAGAGCCAAGACTTGAGAATTTTTGGAAGTATTTTTTAGACCTAACAAGTTTTAAAAACCTTTTAAGTTTTCTTTAATTCGTATATTTACAGCACTTCAATAAAAAGCCAATAATGAAAACAATAGCCGTTTTACTACTTTCTTTCTTTTGTCTAAGTCTAACTGCCCAAGTACAAACTGAAATAGCACCTCCTTACAACATCAAAACGGCTTCTTTTGTTCAAAACAATCTAAACGTAGTTCCCATATTCAAATTGGGAGATGAATTTAGTTTTGAATTTGATGATCTGTTTGGCAATGAAGCCGACTATTATTACGAAATAACTCATTGTGATTACAACTGGATTCCAACGGACATCCCAAAAAGCGAATATCTGTCTGGTTTTGACAATCAAAAAATTCAGGAGACTGTCAATTCTTTCAACACATTACAGATTTTTACCCATTATAAATTATCACTACCAAACAATTACTCCAGAATACTCTTAAGTGGTAATTATGTACTCACTATTTTAAACTCTGACAAAGAAGTGGTGATGAAACGATATTTTGTTTTATATGAAGAGATTGTTTCTGTCTCATTAAAAATCAAAAGAGCACGAACCGTCAAAGACATTTACACTAAGCACGATCTAGAATTTGAAGTCAAAGCCGATGATCAAATACTTTTTCAAAACCCGATGCAAAACCTAAAAGTACTTTTGCTTCAAAACGGAAAATTCTGTACAGCCATAAAAAATGTTCCTCCGCAATATACAGTCGCAAACAGTTTTGTTTACAAATACGATCAGGAAACCCAATTTTGGGCGGGTAACGAATTTTTGAACTTCGATTCCAAAGACATCAAAAATGCTAACAACTATATAAGTTTTGTGAACTCGGACAATGGTATTTACAACACCCATTTGTACACCAACGATGATAAAGCCAATTTTCCGTACACTAACTACTCGGACGTCAATGGTAATTTTACAATCCGAAAATTTGATGCCGAGAACAACACTATCGAATCGGACTATTCCTGGGTATATTTCACGCTTTCATCTCCTCTGGCCAACCCAAGCTCCTCTATTTATGTAGTTGGAATGTTCAATAATTACAGCAATACTCCAGAATTTAAAATGGATTTCAACACCAAAACAGGTTATTATGAAAAAGCTATTTTAATCAAACAAGGATTTACAAACTACCAATATCTAACAGTTAACGCGAAAGGAATTATCGATCAGGAACATGCTGTAAACGGAAATTTTTACCAAACTGAAAATGAGTATACCGTTTTAGTTTACTATAAAGGAAGTGCCGATCGATACCAAAAAGTTATTGGAAGAGGAACAGCTAATTCATTAAATGTAACGAATTAGAAAACTTTAATTTTTTTTTAAATAAATTATTCAATTTTTTTGTAGATTTGTCCACATACAGCACTTAATCCGCTCATTAGCATGGTTTCGCAAATAACAAGAGGCATTAAAATTTCGGTATTGACTAGTTTTGAGGGAACGTACTTCAAAAACTACAAGATTCATTTTGCCTTTAGTTATGAAATTACAATTGAAAACCATAGTAAAGATTCTGTTCAGCTAACTTCACGCCATTGGGAAATCCACGATTCCTTAAATGATATAGAATTTGTGGACGGAGAAGGCGTTATTGGCAAAAAACCAGTTTTGAAACCAGGTGAACAACACACTTACAGCTCAGGGTGTCTGTTATCTTCTCCTTATGGAGCTATGAAAGGTTATTTCAATATGATTAACTTTACTTCGACCAAATCTTTCAGGGTTATTGTTCCAACTTTTAGACTGTGTGCTCCCTTTGCATTGAATTAATCTGATTTTTATTGTGATATTTTTGTCATAATTTTAATTTTTCCTTTGTACTTTTGCGTCAAATTACATAATTGCTTACTATTCAAATTATTTAAAGACATGCTAAAAGGATTTTTCAATGTACCCAAAGCGGTAAACGAGCCTGTAAAAAGTTACGCTCCTAATTCCCCTGAAAAGGCAAATATTTTATCTGCCTATAAAGAAATGTGGAATTCTAAAGTCGATGTTCCTCTTTATATTGGAAGCGAAGAAATCAAAACCGGAAACACCAAAAACATTACAGCTCCTCACGATCACCAACATGTTGTTGGAACCTATCATTTAGCTGAAAAATCACATGTAGAAAAAGCTATTGCAAACGCATTAGAATCCAGAACTGCATGGGCAAATATGGCTTGGGAACAAAGAGCAGCTATCTTTTTAAAAGCAGCCGAATTAATTGCAGGCCCTTACAGAGCAAAAATCAATGCCGCAACAATGATTGGGCAATCCAAAAATATTCATCAAGCCGAAATTGACTCAGCATGTGAATTGATCGATTTTTTACGTTTCAACGTTGAATTCATGACACAAATCTATGCGGACCAACCAAAATCGGCCTCCGATATGTGGAACCGTTTAGAGTACAGACCACTAGAAGGTTTCGTTTATGCAATCACTCCTTTCAACTTTACAGCTATAGCAGGAAACCTACCTGCAAGTGCCGCTATGATGGGTAATGTTGTCGTATGGAAACCAAGTGACAGCCAAGTATTCTCTGCCAAAGTTATCATCGATGTGTTCAAAGAAGCAGGAGTTCCCGATGGTGTAATCAACGTAGTTTTTGGAGATGCATTGATGATTACCGATACTATTTTGGCAAGTCGTGATTTTGCCGGAATCCACTTTACAGGTTCTACTCATGTATTCAAAGATATTTGGGCAAAAATTGGAACAAACATTAGTCATTACAAAACATACCCAAGAATCGTTGGAGAAACGGGTGGTAAAGATTTCATCATCGCACATCCAAGTGCAAATGTTAAACAAGTAGCTACAGGAATTGTTCGTGGTGCATTCGAATTTCAGGGACAAAAATGTTCTGCTGCTTCGAGAGCTTATATTCCACAAAGTATATGGCCTGCCGTTAAAGAACAATTAATTTTCGACACCAAATCAATGAAAATGGGTTCTCCCGAAGATTTTAGCAACTTTATCACTGCTGTAATTCACGAAGGATCTTTTGATAAATTGGCAAAATATATCGATCAAGCCAAAAATGATGCCGATGCTGAAATTATTGTTGGTGGAAATTACGATAAATCTGTTGGCTACTTTGTAGAACCAACTATCATCGTAACAACAAACCCACATTACACAACAATGGAAACCGAATTATTCGGACCTGTGATCACTATTTATGTTTATGAAGATGCTAAATGGGCTGAAACATTGAAATTGGTTGACACTACATCTGAATACGCTTTAACCGGTGCTGTTTTCAGTCAAGACCGTTACGCTATCGAAGAAGCTACAACTGCTTTGCAAAATGCAGCCGGAAACTTCTACATCAATGACAAACCAACAGGAGCAATTGTTGGAATGCAACCATTTGGAGGAGCAAGAGCTTCAGGAACTAATGACAAAGCAGGTTCTGCATTGAACTTATTCCGTTGGATTTCTCCAAGAACTATCAAAGAAACATTTGTAACTCCAACAGATTACAGATATCCGTTTTTGGGAGAATAAATTCTGATTTAAGATTTTATATAAATAAAAGCCCTCAAATTTCAATGTAAATTTGAGGGCTTACTTTTTTTTAGACCTGACAGGTTTTAAAACCTGTCGGGTCTAACATTAACCTTTTAAACTTTCTACACCACAAACTTCAACGGAAGGTGTACCACTTTTTTAGTCTCAAAAAATTCATCTTCAAAGAAGTCCGAAATATTATATTCAGTTGCTTTCGGAAAATCTTTTAATTCTTCCGTTAAATCACCGCCTTTCAAATAAAGAATACCATTTTTCAATTCGTGTTTATGCTGCTTCTTGATTTTGGTTTTAACCCAAGAAACAAAATCGGGCATATTGGTCACTGCACGGCTCACTATAAAATCAAAATCTCCTTTCACATTTTCGGCACGGATTTGCTCGGCTTTTACATTTTTTAATTCCAAAGCTTCGGCTACGGCTTTTACCACCTTGATTTTCTTCGCAATAACATCAATAAGATAAAAACGGGTTTCGGGAAAAAGAATCGCCAACGGAATTCCCGGAAATCCTCCGCCTGTACCAACATCCAAAACATAAGTTCCGGGCTCAAACTTATTTACTTTGGCAATAGCCAATGAATGCAATACATGTTTGGTATATAACGACTCAATATCTTTACGGGAAATAACGTTGATTTTTTCATTCCAATCGTGGTATAAAAAATCCAACTTTTTAAACTGTTCTATCTGATTATCAGACAGGTTAGGAAAATACTTTAGAATCTCATCCATCTTACAAATTTTTAACAAAAGTACTGCTTTTCGCTTAGAAATATTTAACTCAATATTGCATCTTGAAAATTTATATTGGTTACCTTTGCCGATATTCAAAAATAATACATGAACAACAACGCACCTATATTTGCTAAACAAGATAATTTAAAGTTTTTCAGGACTCTAAATTCTCGAGTTAACAGTTATTTCAAAGAAAATAACATTGAAAAAACTGGAAACTGGAAAATTCATTTAAAGACTGTAATACTTTTTACTGTTTTCCTTGTACCTTATTTTTTGATACTCACTTTAGATATGCCTTTTTGGGCACATCTACTCTTGACCATCGTTATGGGAATTGGAATGGCGGGAATTGGAATGAACGTCATGCACGATGCGAATCACGGATCCTATTCCAACAAAAGCTGGGTTAATAAATTTATGGGAGGAACCATCTATGTATTGGCCGGAAACGTACACAACTGGCAAGTACAGCACAATGTTTTACATCACACTTACACCAATATCATAGGCCATGACGAGGACTTGGAGGCAGGAAGAATCATGCGTTTCTCCAAAGATGCCAAATGGCATAAATTCCACAAATTCCAACAATATTATGCCGTATTTCTATATGGTTTATTGACTTTCAATTGGGCCATCACCACCGATTTCAAGCAAATGCGCAGTTATCTAAAAAGAAAACTGTCCTACGGTGAACCCAAAAACCCAAAAATCCTTTGGACAACATTAATCATCACAAAATTAATTTACATTGCTATCTGGATTGTTTTACCAATGATAATTGGAATCACTTGGTGGAAAGTTTTGGTTGGATTTTTTGTAATGCACTACACCGCCGGATTAATCCTTAGCATTGTTTTCCAATTGGCACACGTAGTTGACGAAGCAGCCAATCCACAACCAAACGAGGTGGGAGAAATGGAAAATACCTGGGCCATTCACCAATTGTTTACCACAGTTAATTTTGCTCCAAAAAACAAGATTGTGAACTGGTACACAGGAGGATTAAACCACCAAATCGAACATCACATTTTTCCTCATATTAGTCATGTTCATTATAGCAAAATTGCAAAAATTGTAAAAGAAACGGCAAAAGAATGTCAATTACCTTATTACGAATACAAAACAATGACAGCAGCTGTTGTTGCCCATTTTAAACATTTAAAAACATTGGGGTTAGAACCCGCATTATAAATAATTATCTAATAGAGAATAAACCAAAAAATTACATTTTAATGAGTAATCCACTTTCAGACAGAATTAACAATTTGGCCACATCACAAACATTGGCGATGGCGGCATTGGCGAGAGAATTAAAAGCGCAAGGAAAAGACATCATCAGTTTAAGTTTAGGTGAGCCTGACTTCAACACGCCTGATTTCATCAAAGAAGCTGCTAAAAAAGCTATCGATGAAAATTACAGCACTTACTCTCCAGTTGATGGTTATGGCGACTTAAAAGATGCCATCTGCAGAAAATTCAAAAGAGACAACGGATTGGATTATAAACCATCTCAAATTGTGGTTTCAACAGGAGCCAAACAATCTTTATACAACATTGCACAAGTAATGCTTAATGACGGTGATGAGGTAATCTTGCCTGCTCCGTATTGGGTATCTTATTTCGAAATCGTAAAATTATCAGGCGGAGTTCCTGTAGAAGTTCCAACTTCTGTAGATACTGATTTTAAAATCACTCCAGAGCAATTGGAAGCAGCTATCACACCAAAAACAAAAATGATGTGGTTCTCTTCTCCTTGTAACCCTTCTGGGTCTGTTTACAACAGAGAAGAATTAACAGCTTTGGCTAAAGTTTTGGAGAAATATCCAAACATTTATGTAGTTGCCGACGAAATCTACGAACACATCAATTTCTCAGGTACTTTCTGCAGTATCGGATCTATTCCTGGAATGTTGGAAAAAACAATCACTGTAAATGGAGTTGCAAAAGCATTCGCAATGACAGGATACAGAATCGGTTATATCGGAGCACCGGAATTCATCGCAAAAGCGTGTACAAAAATCCAAGGTCAAGTAACTTCAGGAGCAAATTCAGTAGCACAACGCGCTACAATTACTGCTGTAGATGCTGATCCAAGCGTGTTGAACCACATGGTTCAGGCATTCCACAGTCGTAGAGATTTAGTTGTTGGATTGTTGAAAGAAATCCCAGGAATTAAAATCAACGTTCCAGAAGGAGCTTTCTATGTATTCCCAGACGTTTCTTCTTTCTTCGGAAAAACATTAAAAGGAAACTTAATCAAAGATGCAAACGACGTTTCTATGTACCTTTTGGCAGAAGCTTGTGTTGCAACTGTAACAGGAGACGCTTTTGGAAATCCAAACTGTATCCGTTTCTCTTACGCAACCAGCGACGACTTGTTGAAAGAAGCATTAAGAAGAATCAAAGAAGCTTTATCTTTTTCTGAAGTAACAGCTTAATATATTTTTAAAAAATTTAAAATCCCAGGTTTCAGGTTTACCGCTTGAAATCTGGGATTTTTTTATGGGGTTCCCTACGGTCTATCCGTTTCAATCTTTTGTTCCAAAAAAAGGAACAAAAGGATTTCCTCTTCTATCCCTAACCCATACGGAATATGAGAAGTCTTTCGTTTCAAAATAAAACCTTCAATTCCAGAAACACTATCCAAAGAAGCAACTACGCAAGCTAAATTCCCATTGAAGATATAAAACACCGAAACTTTTTAAATATCCCTATACATTTTTCTATATTTAGAAGGAGACATATTCATAAATTTCTGGAATTGTCTGTTAAAGAAACTCAAATTATTATACCCCACTTTATACCCAATTTCAGAAATACTTAAATCTGTTGCAATTAGCATTTTACTCGCCATGCTAATTTTATATTCGTTTATGAATTCAAAAAAAGATTTACGGAAAGTCTTTTTGAAAAAACGACAAAATGACTCTTTACTCATTACCACTTTTTTAGAAACCTCTTCCAAACTGATTTGTTGAGAATGATTTTCTTTCACAAAATTATAAATCAAATTAATCCGCTCACTTTCCATTACAGTCAGATTACTTGTAAAACCCTGACCCGCCAAACATTTATAACTTGCATTGGCGGCTAAATCCTGTATAATTTGCAAAAAAGACAAAAGCCTTTCAAAAGGAGGCAAATCTACCAATTGCAATAATTTAGATTCCATTTGGATGGCATCCTCTTTTTCAAAATGAATCCCCCTGACTGCCAACCGAATCAGTTGCCGGATATGCTGAAATTCTTCTTTCTCCAACCAGGGCAACAGTAAATCCTCATCCCACTGAATGATAATGCACCTCACATCCTCTTTTTGCTCTCCAATGGTTTTCCAACAATGCGGTAAATTTGAACCTACCAAAACCAAATCGCCGTACTCAAAACTTCCCATATTATCTCCCACATAACGAATGCCACTACTTCCAAGAATATAAGTAAGTTCATATTGCGGATGGAAATGCCAAGAGGCAATAAATTCTTTTCCCTCAAAAACACTCGTTTTAAAGGAACTCCCCGGAGAGGGACTGATGCTTCTGTATTCGGCTTTCATAAGGAATCGGTTTTAAAATTCTAAAATAATAAAAAAACACTATTTTGAGTCAAAATAGTGTCATAAATTACTTTTATTGTGTAAATAGTGTGTGTTTTAGATTTGTAATATTGTAAAAATAAAAACCGTATTAAAATGACATCAGATATTGCTATCAGAGACATAAAATTATTCAAGGCATCCACAACGCTCAAAAAACCCATTGCAGATGCGACACATACGCTAACCGAAATTGCATTTATCGTTATGCGTATTCAATTAGAAAATGGTGTTATTGGAGAATCCTATTTATTATCTTTTCAATACTCACCAAATGCAATTATTGGGGCGTTGAAAGATATCATTCCGGTGATAAAAGGATACAAAGCCAATGAAACAGGAGCAGTTTATCAAAAACTGGATGATTTAGCCGAGTATTTTGGAAACCAAGGAGTCTTACGATGGGCACAAGCAGCCATCAATATTGCCATGTGGGATGCTTGGGGTAAAACTTTAGGGCAACCCATCCACAAAATATTAGGCACACACAAAGAAAAAGTATCCATTTACGGAAGTGGTGGCTGGATTTCCTATTCTATCGACGAACTTATTGAAGAAGTGACCAATTATGCTAATCGAGGCTTCAAAGCTGTAAAAATCAAAGTAGGTTCACCAAAAGTAAGTACTGATGTAGAGCGTTTGCGCCTTGTTCGTGAAGCCGTTGGGGACAAAGTTGATATTATGATGGATGCGAATCAGGGAATGGACTTGCCATCAGCGATGAAATTGGCCCGTGAAGCCCGAGATTTAAACATTCATTGGTTTGAGGAACCCATTCATCACCAAAATTTTCAAGGTTACGAAATTCTCAAAAACCAAACGGGAATTTCATTAGCCATGGGAGAAAGAGAATTTGACACTTTGCCTTTAAGAGAATTGGCAACTCGAAATGCCTTAGATATTTGGCAGCCAGATATCTTAAGAATTGGCGGTGTGGAAGCTTGGAGAGAAAGTGCCGCATTGGCCAAAAGCTTCAATTTACCAGTATTGCCCCATTATTATAAAGATTATGATGTCCCTTTATTATGTACTATTTCAAACGGTGTGGGAGTGGAATCTTTCGATTGGGTTGACCCTTTAATCGACAACCCTATGATTATCCAAGATGGTTTTGCAAAACCGCACGATTTACCGGGATGGGGATTTAGTTTTATAGATGATCGAATGACCGAAATTAAATTATAAATCATGGCACTAGAAGCATTTTCATTAGCAGGCAAAATCGCTTTGGTTACTGGAGGCGGAACCGGAATTGGATTG belongs to Flavobacterium aquiphilum and includes:
- a CDS encoding class I SAM-dependent methyltransferase; translation: MKSAFKKILNIVPRPLLIRLSYVVRPFIAFSLKGDKYTDPIDGRSFKSFLPYGYETQRNNVLSPSTLSLERHRLLWLYLNEQTDFFQSELDSDSSITKTKQIKLRDAENSALKVLHFAPEQAFYKMFRKQKNLDYTTTDLFSPLADIKADICNLPFQDNQYDVILCNHVLEHIPDDTKAMQELYRVLKPGGMAILQIPQDLSRAITFADDTITDQKERAKIFGQYDHVRIYGRDYFDKLRSIGFTVVEEDYTNKIAPELVEKYCLAKGEIIPVCFK
- a CDS encoding GxxExxY protein; the protein is MHDLYLKEEAYTIVGLCMEVHKILGKGHSEKVYGDALEYEFKKNNIPYSRESKFNIEYKEIILPTYYFADFVIFDEIILEIKAIQELSNSEIKQTLNYLAASQNRLGLLVNFGEDSLKYKRIIL
- a CDS encoding DUF5103 domain-containing protein, encoding MKTIAVLLLSFFCLSLTAQVQTEIAPPYNIKTASFVQNNLNVVPIFKLGDEFSFEFDDLFGNEADYYYEITHCDYNWIPTDIPKSEYLSGFDNQKIQETVNSFNTLQIFTHYKLSLPNNYSRILLSGNYVLTILNSDKEVVMKRYFVLYEEIVSVSLKIKRARTVKDIYTKHDLEFEVKADDQILFQNPMQNLKVLLLQNGKFCTAIKNVPPQYTVANSFVYKYDQETQFWAGNEFLNFDSKDIKNANNYISFVNSDNGIYNTHLYTNDDKANFPYTNYSDVNGNFTIRKFDAENNTIESDYSWVYFTLSSPLANPSSSIYVVGMFNNYSNTPEFKMDFNTKTGYYEKAILIKQGFTNYQYLTVNAKGIIDQEHAVNGNFYQTENEYTVLVYYKGSADRYQKVIGRGTANSLNVTN
- the apaG gene encoding Co2+/Mg2+ efflux protein ApaG, whose protein sequence is MVSQITRGIKISVLTSFEGTYFKNYKIHFAFSYEITIENHSKDSVQLTSRHWEIHDSLNDIEFVDGEGVIGKKPVLKPGEQHTYSSGCLLSSPYGAMKGYFNMINFTSTKSFRVIVPTFRLCAPFALN
- a CDS encoding DEAD/DEAH box helicase, translating into MKTEASFLFCFDVSFEKKLNSPIPTAYIIEQTNEINYLDKKASPEVLESFGVIFDNLDNNTKKSLTICEDLKPEKVFKKFSKNSKSAKTIDDLLKDSKLAFGISQFIKTNLGQFYTLVKQENYPLSLNLNPEKDFRKSRITIDHSALETQLHFDKHENGITYTLALKENETAFYPSDVAIEILLDEPSWIVLNKKLFHLQHINSKKITPFLTKKSIEIPSKLVPDYFEKFIKDIAKKANITGTGFEIETRNEIISCAIHPVLDFFKNSYFLNLVFDYNEYSFELNSNKKTNSSIDLSDLDNIKLIQFKRSETESSFADKLIELGLSKTENGFFGLSPKTEKQDPYASIQWAIENQETLETNGFSIKDLKIDSKKIDTHKVSIQFSNEIKSDWFDIKMKVVCEVFEFNFSEIVPNIKNRNRLFLLPNGNYFLIPLEWMTLYGPMVKFAKIQNGNLSLPKSNFAVLENIPELKDSAGLQSDIEYQASPLVKATLRPYQIDGVKWLLEHYNNGLGACLADDMGLGKTLQTLTTLVAVQEQLDFERAENIQLDLFGNEIPMAKEYLKALIVLPSSLVFNWYTEARKFTPHFRRVQYIGNDRKILSKKLEKYDLIFTSYAIVSRDISILEKYNFRYLILDESQYIKNKNSKIFKAINQIKASSKISLSGTPIENSLDDLWSQMQFINPNILGSYSFFAENYKLPIEKKQDENSLQELKNLIAPFILRRTKEQVLKDLPELSEQIFYCEMEQEQEKLYEEEKSKARNSLLKTDGDKADKISIINTLMRLRQLSNHPKMIDSKSEIDSGKYIAVTQYLETLVQSNQKTIVFSSFVSNLDFYKTWCKENKIDFCELTGETPLKEREYQVNRFQQQEKPLLFFISLKAGGVGLNITKASYVVFLDPWWNPFSEKQGIGRAHRIGQMNKVNVVRFISKNTVEEKIIRLQESKKLLSDSLLDENFINTEIEENLDFILE